In Callospermophilus lateralis isolate mCalLat2 chromosome 18, mCalLat2.hap1, whole genome shotgun sequence, one DNA window encodes the following:
- the LOC143384260 gene encoding vomeronasal type-1 receptor 4-like, with protein sequence MAASDMAVGIIFLSQTVVGALGNSCVLLHYLVHYLMGFKVKHPDFMIQHLVVANLLALLCRGVPQTVAAFGVKGFLSDVGCQLLFYIHRVGRGMSIGSTCHLTVFQAIKISPENSSCLDLKVKAPKYMGFSVYLSWILYLLINIIIISSMTGKRSNNNATGLRDLGYCFSVDSEIILQSLYVTLLTFPDALCVGLMLWASSSMVLILHRHQQRMQHVHKSRSLRSSPESRATKTILLLVSTFVFFYTLSCLFQICVAVIYNPHWLLVKVGAIVAGCFPALCPFLLMSRDSSASSHNLYWVRNRKNPDIRRNV encoded by the coding sequence ATGGCAGCCAGTGATATGGCTGTTGGAATAATCTTCTTGTCACAAACTGTGGTTGGAGCTCTGGGTAATTCTTGTGTTCTCCTCCATTACCTGGTCCATTACCTCATGGGGTTCAAGGTAAAACACCCAGACTTCATGATTCAGCACTTGGTTGTGGCTAACCTGTTAGCCCTCCTGTGTAGAGGAGTTCCCCAGACAGTGGCAGCTTTTGGAGTAAAAGGTTTCCTCAGTGATGTTGGATGCCAGCTGCTTTTCTATATTCACAGGGTGGGCAGGGGTATGTCCATTGGCAGCACCTGCCACCTGACTGTCTTCCAGGCCATCAAAATTAGTCCTGAGAATTCCAGCTGTTTGGACCTTAAAGTGAAAGCTCCTAAGTACATGGGTTTCTCCGTATACCTGAGCTGGATTCTGTACTTgcttataaatattattattatttcatctaTGACTGGAAAAAGGAGCAACAATAATGCCACAGGCCTGAGAGATCTTGGATACTGTTTTTCTGTTGATTCTGAAATAATCTTACAATCTCTGTATGTAACATTGCTAACCTTCCCTGATGCCCTGTGTGTGGGGCTCATGCTCTGGGCCAGCAGCTCCATGGTGCTCATCCTGCACAGGCACCAGCAGAGAATGCAGCATGTTCATAAGTCCAGATCCCTCAGGTCCTCTCCTGAGTCCAGAGCCACCAAAACCATCCTCCTCCTGGTGAGCACCTTTGTATTTTTTTACACACTTTCCTGCCTCTTTCAGATTTGTGTGGCTGTTATTTATAATCCCCACTGGCTCTTGGTAAAGGTTGGTGCAATAGTCGCTGGCTGTTTCCCAGCTCTCTGCCCCTTTCTGCTCATGAGCAGAGACTCCAGTGCATCCAGCCACAATCTCTATTGGGTAAGGAATAGAAAAAACCCTGACATCAGGAGGAACGTGTAA